In Bradyrhizobium paxllaeri, the genomic stretch CCGGAAGTGGCGCTCGATGTGCTGGCGCGCGGCGTGGTCGCGGCCGGCGCGGATGCGCTGGTCGTGCATGCCCGAAAAGCCTGGCTCAACGGATTGTCGCCGAAGGAAAATCGCGACATCCCGCCGCTCGATTACGACAGGGTTTACCGGCTGAAGGCCGCGATGCCGGATGTGCTCATTATCATCAATGGCGGTATCGGCAGCATTGCCGAAGCGAAGCGGCATCTGGAGCATGTCGACGGCGTGATGCTGGGGCGGGCGGCCTATCAGGAGCCGTGGCGCCTGCTCGATGTCGATCCGGAATTGTTCGGCGAGGCGGCGCCGCACGCCACCATGAAGGACGTCTTCGAAGCGATGTTGCCCTACATCGAAGACCAGTTGTCCCAAGGCGCAAAGCTGCATTCGATGACGCGGCACTTCGTCGGCGCATTTCACGGCGTGCCGGGGGCGCGCGCCTTCCGCCGTCATCTCGCGGAGAAGGGCGTCAAGCCGGGTGCCGGCGTCAATGTGCTGCGCGATGCGGTCGCGCTGGTCGAAGATCGCGTATCGGAGCCGGTCGCGGCGTAAACGTCGCGTTTTCGGTTCGCATGAAGAAAACGTGTCAAAACTAAAATCCGGCTCCGGGACAGTTCGCCCCGGAGCCGCACGTTCCGCATCAAGACCTCATCTCAGGAGGCGGGCTGTGCAACCTTGCGCAAGCCGGCCGTCTCTTCAAGGCTGTTGGAAGCGACCGCCGCCGGCCGCTTCGCCAGCAGGATGATCGCGCCGGCGGCGATCGCGGAGATGCCGATCGACAGGAACATCGGTGTCGGGCTCTGGTAGTATTGCTGCAGCGCGCCGGCGACGAATGGACCGAGAATGGCGCCGACCCGGGCGACCCCGAGTTCCATGCCGACCGCGGTGGCGCGCACGCCGGTCTCGTAGGACGCCGCGGTAAAGTTGTTCAGCACGAACTGCGCGCCGATGATGAAGAAGCCGGCGGCTGCGACCGAGGTGATGTTGACGATGTGGACGTTCATCACCGCCAGCGACAGCACGGCGAGGCCGCCGAACGCCCACCAGGTCGCGATCAGCCCGCGGCTATAGCCGGACCGGTCGACGAGATGGCCGAGCACGAGCCCGCCGACGAACGACATGATCTGCATCAGCGCGCCGAAGCCGAAGCTTGCCGCAAAGGTTTCGCCACGCTGCATCATCACGGTCGGAATCCAGCCCGACAGGCCGAAGATGCAGAACAGGCTGAGGAATGCCGACGCCCAGATCGCGAGCGTGGTCCGGCGATACTTGGCCTGCAGCAACGTCGCGACCGAATTGGCCGGCTTCTCGGACTCTCCCACGGCAATCTCAGCCGACTTGTAGAGATTGGCGCGCTCGGGCCGCAGCCTGGTCAGCATGCCGCGGATTTCGTCGACGCGGCCCTGCAACGCCAGAAACTTTGGCGATTCCGGCAGCATCAGGTGCATGAAGGGCAAGAGCAGGAACGACAGCGAGCCGATCCAGTAGAGCGATGTCCAGCCGAACACCGGGGTTGCAAACACGCCGGCGACACCGGCGAGCGTTCCGCCCAGCGCCCAGCCGAGGGCTACGCCCCACAGCGCAAACGTGTTCGCCACGCGCCGCGGCGCCAGCTCGTTGATGTAGGTGGTCGCCAGCGGCAGCAGCACGCCAAGGCCGATGCCGGTGAGGATCCGCAGAATGCAGAACGACAGGAACGAGTCTGCCGAGGTCGCAGTCAGCAGCGTGAAGATGCTAGTGATCCACAGGCCTCCGAGCAAGGTGCCGCGGCGGCCGAACCGGTCGGCAATGATGCCGTGGATCGCCGCCCCGATCAGAAACCCGACCAGCCCGCTGGAGATCAACAGGCCCGCCTGGCCGGCCTGCAGGCCCCATGGCTTTGCGACGTAATGAATGACGTAGGCCGGATTGAACGTGTCATAGCCGTCGAACAGCGTCAGCAGTCCCATGATGGCGCCGAGGCGCCAGTGAAATTTTCCGACCTTTGCTTCGGCGAGTTCTTCGTGAAGATCGATTGCCTGCGCGGCCATGGCCGTTTTCCCTCCCAAGATGGTATGTGTCGTTGTGATGCCGCTTATTCCGCGGCTTGATGGATGCCGTGCCCGGCGACCGTGGTTTCGCCGAGATCGAGCTTGAACAGGTCGATGGCATTGCGCCGGCCGATCTTCAGGCGGTCATTTTCGCTGATGCTGGCGCTGTTGAACCAGTCGGAGGCGTGATCGACATTTTCGAACGGCCAGTCGACCGAGAACAGGATGCGGTCGGCTCCGATCTCCAGAATTGAATCGATCAGGGTTTGCGTGCGGAAATTG encodes the following:
- a CDS encoding MFS transporter, coding for MAAQAIDLHEELAEAKVGKFHWRLGAIMGLLTLFDGYDTFNPAYVIHYVAKPWGLQAGQAGLLISSGLVGFLIGAAIHGIIADRFGRRGTLLGGLWITSIFTLLTATSADSFLSFCILRILTGIGLGVLLPLATTYINELAPRRVANTFALWGVALGWALGGTLAGVAGVFATPVFGWTSLYWIGSLSFLLLPFMHLMLPESPKFLALQGRVDEIRGMLTRLRPERANLYKSAEIAVGESEKPANSVATLLQAKYRRTTLAIWASAFLSLFCIFGLSGWIPTVMMQRGETFAASFGFGALMQIMSFVGGLVLGHLVDRSGYSRGLIATWWAFGGLAVLSLAVMNVHIVNITSVAAAGFFIIGAQFVLNNFTAASYETGVRATAVGMELGVARVGAILGPFVAGALQQYYQSPTPMFLSIGISAIAAGAIILLAKRPAAVASNSLEETAGLRKVAQPAS
- the dusA gene encoding tRNA dihydrouridine(20/20a) synthase DusA produces the protein MEWKFSVAPMMDWTDRHCRVFHRLMSRRARLYTEMLTTGAIIHGDRRRLLGFDTSEHPVALQLGGSVPDDLATAAKIGEDFGYDEINLNVGCPSDRVKDGRFGACLMAEPALVADGVAAMKRAVRIPVTVKCRIGIDDQDPEVALDVLARGVVAAGADALVVHARKAWLNGLSPKENRDIPPLDYDRVYRLKAAMPDVLIIINGGIGSIAEAKRHLEHVDGVMLGRAAYQEPWRLLDVDPELFGEAAPHATMKDVFEAMLPYIEDQLSQGAKLHSMTRHFVGAFHGVPGARAFRRHLAEKGVKPGAGVNVLRDAVALVEDRVSEPVAA